A stretch of Capricornis sumatraensis isolate serow.1 chromosome 10, serow.2, whole genome shotgun sequence DNA encodes these proteins:
- the GPR27 gene encoding probable G-protein coupled receptor 27 — translation MANASEPGGGGGGGGEAAALGLKLATLSLLLCVSLAGNVLFALLIVRERSLHRAPYYLLLDLCLADGLRALACLPAVMLAARRAAAAAGAPPGALGCKLLAFLAALFCFHAAFLLLGVGVTRYLAIAHHRFYAERLAGWPCAAMLVCAAWALALAAAFPPVLDGGGGGGDDEDAPCALEQRPDGAPGALGFLLLLAVVVGATHLVYLRLLFFIHDRRKMRPARLVPAVSHDWTFHGPGATGQAAANWTAGFGRGPTPPALVGIRPAGPGRGARRLLVLEEFKTEKRLCKMFYAVTLLFLLLWGPYVVASYLRVLVRPGAVPQAYLTASVWLTFAQAGINPVVCFLFNRELRDCFRAQFPCCQSPQATQATLPCDLKGIGL, via the coding sequence ATGGCGAACGCAAGCGaaccgggcggcggcggcggcggcggcggggaggcgGCCGCCCTGGGCCTCAAGCTGGCCACGCTCAGCCTGCTGCTGTGCGTGAGCCTGGCGGGCAACGTGCTGTTCGCGCTGCTCATCGTTCGGGAGCGCAGCCTGCACCGCGCCCCGTACTACCTGCTGCTCGACCTGTGCCTGGCCGACGGGCTGCGCGCGCTCGCCTGCCTCCCGGCCGTCATGCTGGCGGCGCGGCGGGCCGCGGCCGCCGCGGGGGCGCCGCCGGGCGCGCTGGGCTGCAAGCTGCTCGCCTTCCTGGCCGCGCTCTTCTGCTTCCACGCCGCCTTCCTGCTGCTCGGCGTGGGCGTCACCCGCTACCTGGCCATCGCGCACCACCGCTTCTACGCCGAACGCCTGGCCGGCTGGCCGTGCGCCGCCATGCTGGTGTGCGCCGCCTGGGCGCTGGCGCTGGCCGCGGCCTTCCCGCCCGTGCtggacggcggcggcggcggcggcgacgacgAGGACGCGCCGTGCGCCCTGGAGCAGCGGCCCGACGGCGCCCCGGGCGCGCtgggcttcctgctgctgctggccgTGGTGGTGGGCGCCACGCACCTCGTCTACCTCCGCCTGCTCTTCTTCATCCACGACCGCCGCAAGATGCGGCCCGCGCGCCTCGTGCCAGCCGTCAGCCACGACTGGACCTTCCACGGCCCCGGCGCCACCGGCCAGGCGGCCGCCAACTGGACGGCCGGCTTCGGCCGCGGGCCCACGCCGCCGGCCCTCGTGGGCATCCGGCCGGCCGGGCCCGGGCGTGGCGCGCGCCGCCTCCTCGTGCTCGAGGAGTTCAAGACGGAGAAGAGGCTGTGCAAGATGTTCTACGCCGTCACGCTGCTCTTCCTGCTCCTCTGGGGGCCCTACGTCGTGGCCAGCTACCTGCGGGTCCTGGTGCGGCCCGGCGCCGTCCCCCAGGCCTACCTGACGGCCTCCGTGTGGCTGACCTTCGCGCAGGCCGGCATCAACCCCGTCGTGTGCTTCCTCTTCAACAGGGAGCTCAGGGACTGCTTCCGCGCCCAGTTCCCCTGCTGCCAGAGCCCCCAGGCCACCCAGGCCACCCTCCCCTGCGACTTGAAAGGCATCGGTTTATAA